One Cherax quadricarinatus isolate ZL_2023a unplaced genomic scaffold, ASM3850222v1 Contig147, whole genome shotgun sequence DNA window includes the following coding sequences:
- the LOC128701072 gene encoding uncharacterized protein, translating into MGVPSLGTAERGVALSVFNQRTGTLVFHKVFPLWLYWAHWVDLSWHLTRVAPGRLVVMAVSISGTVGLRGAAQCLVHLGSLFAAHLPPTAHWEWIFVKGGRTISETVALKGTAHTHTLAPLSDMALPSAKGVLEHHRWQYCARYGAMGGLCDEGAPDPLPVPQGMALTLQSAPGSLPVTQGIALPIQGVPGSISVSQGMALPIQDVPSSLPVPQGMALPIQDVPGYLPVSQGMGLPIQNVPGSLPVPQGMALPHQEAPGLLPVPQGMTLPLHDVLAAVPIIVTAGTRHQYLYHALSSILAAPGARRANILVALGDAPASTVDLLRLMNFSYVTLNDASGHNDAFGHHNAASGHDNDASSHHNDRLFRYYRQVYRLIADRYPKAPSVILLDEDIEVSPDFFSFMSQTLWLLKVDPSLYCINAHSAGGVEGLAHDERRVLRGAVQVEWGYSVTLEFVREALSVWEATTSPNTLYYDFWLYINVRRGRECLFPEVSRTLHFGMGVNTNAFLKEKGPLRMPLVRDGPILLRDVWRLQLPTWTEDLTYNISRATPLSGNPCRATFLPGTPTGASLYVFYYRLDSLQEGRPDHYQFFNVAECLGMWSMSEQGHHRGIHIVRFTSSATLYLVGVPFSHYSHLRPITHELWDVDNLTDEDFLAMRNYTASRYNMEVANVNTTSDVLIQLLSTAD; encoded by the exons ATGGGTGTACCCTCGCTTGGCACTGCTGAGAGGGGTGTGGCACTCTCTGTGTTCAACCAGCGTACTGGCACTCTGGTCTTCCACAAG GTGTTCCCGTTGTGGTTATACTGGGCCCACTGGGTAGACCTAAGTTGGCACTTGACCAGGGTGGCACCAGGTCgtctggtagtgatggcagtctcAATTTCTGGCACTGTAGGCCTACGAGGGGCGGCCCAGTGTCTGGTCCACCTTGGCTCTCTCTTTGCCGCCCACCTGCCGCCCACCGCCCACTGGGAGTGGATCTTCGTTAAGGGTGGGCGGACGATCTCCGAGACAGTGGCACTGAAGGGCACTGCTCATACCCACACGTTGGCACCTCTCTCAGATATGGCACTTCCCAGTGCCAAGGGTGTTTTGGAACACCATAGGTGGCAGTATTGTGCCAGGTATGGTGCCATGGGCGGTCTATGTGATGAGGGTGCCCCTGATCCCTTACCAGTGCCCCAGGGCATGGCACTGACCCTCCAGAGCGCTCCTGGCTCtctaccagtgacccagggtatagCACTGCCGATTCAGGGTGTCCCTGGCTCTATATCAGTGTCCCAGGGTATGGCACTGCCCATTCAGGATGTCCCTAGCTCTCTACCAGTGCCCCAGGGTATGGCACTGCCCATTCAGGATGTCCCTGGCTATCTACCAGTGTCCCAGGGGATGGGACTGCCCATTCAGAATGTCCCTGGCTCTCTACCAGTGCCCCAGGGTATGGCACTGCCTCACCAGGAAGCCCCTGGTCTTCTTCCAGTGCCCCAAGGAATGACACTGCCCCTTCATGATGTCCTGGCTGCGGTGCCAATCATTGTGACGGCTGGCACTCGTCACCAGTACCTCTACCACGCCCTCAGTTCTATCCTGGCTGCCCCAGGGGCACGCAGAGCCAACATTCTGGTGGCCCTGGGGGATGCCCCAGCATCCACTGTTGATCTGCTGCGTCTAATGAATTTTTCTTACGTTACGTTGAACGACGCATCTGGTCACAACGACGCATTTGGTCACCATAACGCTGCATCTGGCCACGACAATGACGCATCTAGCCACCACAACGATAGACTGTTCCGCTACTACCGTCAAGTCTATCGCCTTATCGCTGACAGATATCCTAAGGCTCCGTCTGTCATCCTACTGGATGAGGACATCGAAGTCTCCCCTGACTTCTTTTCCTTCATGAGCCAAACACTATGGCTATTAAAGGTCGATCCTTCCCTGTACTGCATCAACGCTCACTCTGCAGGAGGCGTTGAGGGTTTAGCGCACGATGAGAGGAGGGTTCTGAGAGGGGCGGTGCAGGTGGAGTGGGGTTACAGCGTCACTCTGGAGTTCGTAAGAGAGGCCCTCTCTGTGTGGGAAGCAACGACCTCTCCCAACACACTCTATTACGATTTCTGGCTCTACATCAATGTCCGTAGAGGTCGTGAGTGCCTCTTCCCGGAAGTAAGTCGTACTTTGCACTTCGGGATGGGTGTAAACACGAACGCCTTCCTGAAGGAGAAGGGTCCTTTAAGGATGCCACTGGTCAGGGACGGCCCTATCCTATTGAGGGATGTATGGCGTCTTCAACTACCAACATGGACTGAGGACCTCACCTACAACATCAGCAGGGCCACGCCACTCAGTGGCAACCCCTGCAGAGCCACCTTCCTCCCTGGCACTCCTACAGGAGCTTCCCTCTACGTATTCTACTACAGACTGGACTCCCTACAGGAGGGTCGTCCGGACCACTACCAGTTCTTCAATGTGGCTGAGTGCCTGGGCATGTGGTCCATGTCAGAGCAGGGCCACCACCGTGGCATCCACATCGTCAGGTTCACCAGCAGTGCCACACTCTACCTGGTGGGGGTGCCATTCTCCCATTACTCCCACCTGCGACCCATCACCCACGAACTATGGGACGTTGATAATCTTACTGATGAAGATTTTCTGGCCATGAGGAATTATACAGCCTCTCGCTACAACATGGAGGTCGCCAATGTAAACACGACTTCAGATGTATTAATACAGCTCCTGTCCACCGCAGACTGA